In Arcobacter sp. F2176, a single genomic region encodes these proteins:
- a CDS encoding YebC/PmpR family DNA-binding transcriptional regulator, giving the protein MGRAFEYRKAAKMKRWGNMSRVFPKLARAIEVAAKAGVPDPEMNSALRTAILNAKAENMPKANIDAAIKRASGKDSANFSEVNFEGKGPHGVLIFVETATDNNTRTVANVKMYFNKNGGSMAPTGSLEFFFDRKAIFEFKKTEDMSIEELELELIDAGLEEIEEEDGVVLVTADYKDFGTLNKAFEDMGIELTKAKLERISNNPQEFTEEQQEDIGKLLEKIEDDDDVQAVYTNIA; this is encoded by the coding sequence ATGGGTAGAGCCTTTGAATATAGAAAAGCAGCCAAAATGAAAAGATGGGGAAACATGTCAAGAGTTTTCCCAAAACTAGCACGTGCAATTGAAGTAGCAGCAAAAGCTGGAGTCCCAGATCCTGAGATGAATTCAGCGCTTAGAACTGCAATTTTAAATGCAAAAGCTGAAAACATGCCAAAAGCAAATATTGATGCAGCTATTAAAAGAGCATCAGGAAAAGATTCAGCAAACTTTTCTGAAGTAAACTTTGAAGGTAAAGGACCTCATGGTGTTTTGATTTTTGTAGAAACTGCTACAGATAACAATACAAGAACAGTTGCAAATGTTAAAATGTATTTTAATAAAAATGGTGGTTCTATGGCACCTACTGGTTCATTAGAATTCTTTTTTGATAGAAAAGCAATCTTTGAATTTAAAAAAACTGAAGACATGAGTATTGAAGAACTTGAACTTGAATTAATTGATGCAGGATTAGAAGAGATTGAAGAAGAAGATGGAGTTGTTTTAGTAACAGCTGATTATAAAGATTTTGGTACTTTAAATAAAGCATTTGAAGATATGGGAATTGAACTTACAAAAGCAAAATTAGAGCGAATCTCAAATAATCCTCAAGAATTTACAGAAGAACAACAAGAAGATATCGGTAAATTATTAGAAAAAATTGAAGATGATGATGATGTTCAAGCTGTTTATACAAATATAGCATAA
- a CDS encoding CPXCG motif-containing cysteine-rich protein has product MEELNLTCPYCRQAITILVDTGVFGYTEIVDDCEVCCRPIEVSYNVEDGIVTTFSYNLIEGNEF; this is encoded by the coding sequence ATGGAAGAGTTAAACTTAACATGTCCTTATTGTAGACAAGCTATAACTATTTTAGTAGATACTGGAGTTTTTGGATATACGGAAATAGTAGATGATTGTGAAGTTTGTTGTAGACCCATTGAAGTTTCTTACAATGTTGAAGATGGTATAGTAACAACATTTAGTTATAATTTAATAGAAGGAAATGAATTTTAA
- a CDS encoding disulfide oxidoreductase produces the protein MKQNSNLILLSFIISLVATLGSLFFSEVMQFIPCSMCWYQRIFMYPLVLIFLINLLYPEDKIFKYTFVLICIGLLFSIYHNLLMFGIISEDMVPCVQGVPCSTVYINWFGFITIPFLSFIAYFLLFLLQIQIYKNSKGN, from the coding sequence ATGAAACAAAATTCAAATTTAATATTATTATCGTTTATAATTTCTTTAGTTGCAACACTTGGAAGTCTTTTTTTTAGTGAAGTGATGCAATTCATTCCTTGTAGTATGTGTTGGTATCAACGAATATTTATGTATCCTCTTGTGTTAATATTTTTAATTAATTTATTATATCCTGAAGACAAAATATTTAAATATACTTTTGTACTTATTTGTATAGGTTTACTATTTAGTATTTATCATAATTTACTAATGTTTGGCATAATTTCAGAAGACATGGTTCCTTGTGTACAAGGTGTTCCTTGTTCTACTGTTTATATTAATTGGTTTGGATTTATTACAATACCATTTTTGTCATTTATAGCGTACTTTTTGCTTTTTCTATTGCAAATACAAATTTACAAAAATTCAAAAGGAAATTAA
- a CDS encoding DUF3108 domain-containing protein — protein sequence MNKIIIFIIFLSIFLNAKTFEATYKISYGIFGELGIAKTSLEILPNDTYKIKVHAYATGIAKFLSSNKEEYYESYGKIKNNLLIPNKYITISNNDYKKRKKTYLFDYKNKQILVKKYERKLNIRYDENLKKKESWEINESKEFTNFFATNDLLSLFFNITKVVPSFKKGNSYAFKAIGANKDNGKLDIIIPKNEAYKELQEALNTKNKKFIVSIHQKIFSSSNGELFISLNKEGFCDKVVLKDVLIFGDITGEMIKFKINKG from the coding sequence ATGAACAAAATAATTATATTTATAATCTTTTTATCTATATTTTTAAATGCTAAAACCTTTGAGGCTACATATAAAATAAGTTATGGTATTTTTGGAGAATTGGGTATTGCAAAAACAAGTCTTGAAATTCTTCCTAATGATACTTATAAAATAAAAGTACATGCTTATGCAACTGGTATCGCAAAGTTTTTAAGTAGTAACAAAGAAGAGTATTATGAAAGCTATGGAAAAATAAAAAACAATTTACTTATTCCAAATAAATATATAACTATTTCAAATAATGATTATAAAAAAAGAAAAAAAACTTATCTTTTTGACTATAAAAATAAACAAATTTTAGTTAAAAAATATGAAAGAAAACTTAATATAAGATATGATGAAAACTTAAAAAAGAAAGAATCTTGGGAAATTAATGAGTCAAAAGAGTTTACAAATTTTTTTGCAACAAATGATTTATTATCACTTTTTTTTAATATAACTAAAGTTGTTCCAAGTTTTAAGAAAGGCAATAGTTATGCTTTTAAAGCTATTGGTGCAAATAAAGATAATGGAAAATTAGATATAATAATTCCAAAAAATGAAGCTTATAAAGAGTTACAAGAGGCTTTAAATACTAAAAATAAAAAGTTTATAGTCTCAATTCATCAAAAAATATTTTCAAGTTCAAATGGAGAACTTTTTATATCTTTAAATAAAGAAGGCTTTTGTGATAAAGTAGTTTTAAAAGATGTACTTATTTTTGGTGATATTACAGGTGAAATGATAAAATTTAAAATAAACAAAGGATGA
- a CDS encoding HAD family phosphatase produces MKKYILFDNDGVLVETEPLYFEASKRALKEFFNVNIQFDDYMKIMTDGNGVWVAAPNATTQEIIIARNQRDLYYQEYLKKEDIAIENVHDVLNELSKKYKMGIVTTSRRVDFEIIHKNRGITDFMDFVLCVEDYAKSKPHPDPYLKGLEKFNAKNDEAIVIEDSERGLISARAANIDCAIVHNEFTKTQDFSKAKYKISKLEDLLKILD; encoded by the coding sequence ATGAAAAAATATATACTTTTTGATAACGACGGAGTTTTAGTAGAAACAGAACCACTTTATTTTGAAGCTAGTAAAAGAGCTTTAAAAGAGTTTTTTAATGTAAATATTCAATTTGATGATTATATGAAAATTATGACAGATGGAAATGGAGTTTGGGTTGCTGCACCAAATGCCACTACACAAGAGATAATAATTGCGAGAAATCAAAGAGATTTATATTATCAAGAATATTTAAAAAAAGAAGATATTGCTATTGAAAATGTACATGATGTTTTAAATGAACTTAGCAAAAAATATAAAATGGGAATCGTTACAACTTCCAGAAGAGTTGATTTTGAGATAATTCATAAAAATCGTGGTATTACTGATTTTATGGATTTTGTTTTATGTGTTGAAGACTATGCTAAATCAAAACCACACCCTGATCCTTATTTAAAAGGTTTAGAAAAATTCAATGCCAAAAATGATGAAGCTATAGTAATAGAAGACTCTGAGAGAGGTTTAATATCTGCAAGAGCTGCAAATATTGATTGCGCCATAGTACATAATGAATTTACAAAAACACAAGATTTTTCAAAAGCAAAATACAAAATATCAAAATTGGAAGATCTTTTAAAAATTTTAGATTAA
- a CDS encoding ABC transporter ATP-binding protein yields MKKDTITLKKIFKLIIENKKDLLWGQVFTFIAICISIPIPLMLPALVDEVLLNKPAFFVNNINYFFNSGNAFYYITIVTIAVILLRILYFIFSAITTKIFTKISKYVTFKIREKILLHLKQVNMNEYESMGSGAITSNLVTDVNTLDSFIINGASKFISSILTLIGVSIVMISIHPILGFMILFIQPVIILLSKKISRSVGQLKKKENEAVENFQNNLGETLDLFGQIKASNKEKYFFNQSIKNALNVKKTSDEFNFKSVAYERFSFTIFLVAFEVLRAAGLVMVAYSNLSIGMMFAMFGYIWFIMTPIQDILSIQYSYANASAALKRINKIFQLKKENTGTIELPLEIKDIEIDIKNLYFSYIEDKPILKDITLNIKPNDKVALIGASGSGKTTLAQIISGFYQKNSGEITYNGINTDEINKESLRKNIFLVLQMPILFNNTLRFNISMDNENISDEDIFEALKIAQLYESIQDMPNGLDTIVGKHGVRLSGGQRQRLSIARMIVSRANVVIFDESTSALDVNTETKLFNSLQPILKDKTVITIAHRLSTVKNADKIFVLEGGEIVQRGTHDELEDVEGHYQDFIKNQLI; encoded by the coding sequence ATGAAAAAAGACACCATTACTTTAAAAAAAATATTCAAATTAATAATAGAAAACAAAAAAGATCTTCTTTGGGGACAAGTTTTTACATTTATTGCTATTTGCATAAGTATTCCAATACCTTTGATGCTTCCAGCACTTGTTGATGAAGTATTATTAAATAAACCAGCCTTTTTTGTAAATAATATTAATTATTTTTTTAACTCAGGAAATGCTTTTTATTATATTACAATTGTAACAATTGCAGTAATTCTTTTAAGAATTTTATATTTTATATTTAGTGCAATTACTACTAAAATTTTTACTAAGATATCAAAATATGTAACTTTTAAAATTAGAGAAAAGATACTATTACACTTAAAACAAGTAAATATGAATGAATATGAAAGTATGGGTTCAGGAGCCATTACTTCAAATTTAGTAACAGATGTAAATACTTTGGATTCATTTATCATAAATGGTGCTAGTAAATTTATATCTTCAATTTTAACACTTATTGGTGTTTCTATTGTAATGATTTCTATACACCCTATTTTGGGCTTTATGATTCTTTTTATTCAACCAGTAATTATATTACTATCAAAAAAAATATCAAGAAGTGTTGGACAACTAAAGAAAAAGGAGAATGAAGCAGTTGAAAATTTCCAAAATAATTTAGGAGAAACTCTTGATTTATTTGGTCAAATAAAAGCAAGTAATAAAGAAAAATATTTTTTTAACCAATCTATAAAAAATGCTCTTAATGTGAAAAAAACATCTGATGAATTTAACTTTAAAAGTGTAGCTTATGAGAGATTTTCATTTACTATATTTTTAGTTGCTTTTGAAGTTTTAAGAGCAGCTGGACTTGTAATGGTTGCTTATAGCAATCTATCAATTGGTATGATGTTTGCTATGTTTGGATATATTTGGTTTATAATGACACCTATTCAAGATATTTTATCTATTCAATACTCTTATGCAAATGCAAGTGCAGCGTTAAAAAGAATCAATAAAATTTTCCAATTGAAAAAAGAAAATACGGGAACAATTGAACTACCACTTGAAATAAAAGACATAGAGATAGATATAAAAAATCTATATTTCTCATATATAGAAGACAAACCAATTTTAAAAGATATTACTTTAAATATTAAACCTAATGATAAAGTTGCTCTAATAGGAGCTAGTGGAAGTGGGAAAACTACTTTAGCACAAATTATCTCTGGGTTTTATCAAAAAAATTCTGGGGAGATTACTTATAATGGTATAAATACAGATGAAATAAATAAAGAGTCTTTGAGGAAAAACATATTTTTAGTTCTTCAAATGCCAATTTTATTTAATAATACCCTTAGATTTAATATTTCAATGGACAATGAAAATATAAGTGATGAAGATATTTTTGAAGCACTTAAAATAGCTCAACTGTACGAAAGTATACAAGATATGCCAAATGGCTTAGATACAATTGTAGGTAAACATGGTGTTAGATTAAGTGGAGGACAAAGACAAAGGTTATCAATAGCAAGAATGATTGTTTCAAGAGCCAATGTGGTTATTTTTGATGAATCTACATCAGCTTTAGATGTAAACACTGAGACAAAACTTTTTAACTCATTGCAACCTATATTAAAAGATAAAACTGTAATTACTATTGCCCATAGATTAAGTACAGTAAAAAATGCAGATAAAATTTTTGTTTTAGAAGGTGGTGAAATTGTCCAAAGAGGTACACATGATGAACTTGAAGATGTGGAAGGACATTATCAAGATTTTATTAAAAATCAATTAATCTAA
- a CDS encoding M23 family metallopeptidase translates to MNIFKNTLLLTLFTTLAFSNSTNIYQYQNNINNAKKLYLDKNTPLQIKYEKNIANGQTLLIQIIHEKITDPKLTLGNINLPFYKDTFKKDSFYALIPISYYHKSGNDKVIISYIKDNRRLFTSIKINIYKGNYKSEEIKVANSKINLNNKDKIRANKEYKQAMDIYNTTTKEILWKKDFIMPMYSKITSDFGTKRVYNKQLKSYHSGVDFRADIGTPIVAANDGIVRFAGNRFYSGNSIIIDHGQGIFTCYFHLSKILVKKDQKIKRDDKIGLSGETGRITGPHLHFGTRIHGVLVDPQELFKLLNKLNERY, encoded by the coding sequence ATGAATATTTTTAAAAATACCCTACTTTTAACCCTATTTACGACCCTTGCATTCTCAAATTCGACGAATATTTATCAATATCAAAACAATATTAATAATGCAAAAAAACTGTATTTAGATAAAAACACTCCTTTACAAATAAAATATGAAAAGAATATTGCCAATGGACAAACTCTACTAATACAAATAATACATGAAAAAATAACAGATCCTAAATTAACTTTGGGAAATATTAATTTGCCTTTTTATAAAGATACCTTTAAAAAAGACTCTTTTTATGCTCTTATACCTATTTCTTATTATCACAAAAGTGGAAATGATAAAGTTATAATCTCATATATAAAAGATAATAGAAGATTATTTACTTCTATTAAAATAAATATTTATAAGGGAAATTACAAAAGTGAAGAAATAAAAGTAGCAAACTCAAAAATAAATTTAAATAATAAAGACAAGATAAGAGCTAATAAAGAATATAAACAAGCAATGGATATTTACAATACAACTACAAAAGAAATACTTTGGAAAAAAGATTTCATAATGCCTATGTATAGTAAGATTACAAGTGATTTTGGTACTAAAAGAGTTTATAATAAACAACTTAAAAGTTATCACAGTGGAGTTGATTTTAGAGCAGATATTGGAACTCCTATCGTAGCAGCTAATGATGGAATTGTGAGATTTGCTGGAAATAGATTTTATTCTGGGAACTCAATTATAATTGACCATGGACAAGGTATCTTCACTTGCTATTTTCATCTTAGCAAAATTTTAGTAAAAAAAGATCAAAAAATTAAACGAGATGATAAAATAGGATTATCTGGTGAAACAGGAAGAATAACAGGTCCTCACTTGCATTTTGGAACAAGGATTCATGGAGTTTTAGTTGATCCTCAAGAACTATTTAAACTACTTAATAAACTTAATGAAAGATACTAG
- a CDS encoding TlpA disulfide reductase family protein, which yields MKYFLLLLTTLFLFTGCDEDAKTVIKDTPSFNELKKEKNENIFNLITTEGKKISFEYSKDILTSKELNGKIILINFFATWCPPCKEEIPVFSKLTSKYPDKFEVVSILFKDQISKNDLAAFMKKYNMNFPVTVGADNAKVAQAFNDVQKIPESYLFAQDGVMIEKFIGPVGEETLENLIVKLKDQK from the coding sequence ATGAAATACTTTTTACTTCTATTAACAACACTGTTTTTATTTACAGGCTGTGATGAAGATGCAAAAACTGTCATTAAAGATACACCTAGTTTTAATGAACTAAAAAAAGAAAAGAATGAAAACATATTTAACCTAATCACAACTGAAGGTAAAAAAATTAGTTTTGAATATTCAAAAGATATTTTAACATCGAAAGAATTAAATGGAAAAATAATTCTAATCAATTTCTTTGCCACTTGGTGTCCTCCTTGTAAAGAAGAGATTCCAGTATTTTCTAAGTTGACTTCAAAATATCCCGATAAATTTGAAGTAGTATCAATTTTATTTAAAGATCAAATTAGTAAAAATGACCTAGCAGCATTTATGAAAAAATATAATATGAACTTTCCAGTAACTGTAGGTGCGGATAATGCAAAAGTTGCACAAGCATTTAATGATGTTCAAAAAATACCAGAATCATACCTTTTTGCACAAGATGGAGTAATGATTGAAAAATTCATAGGTCCAGTTGGTGAAGAAACACTAGAAAATCTAATAGTTAAATTAAAAGACCAAAAGTAG
- a CDS encoding YiiD C-terminal domain-containing protein translates to MIIKEIENKIHTQIPMTKLMKLELKDLNETQLITTAPLDINVNDKGTAFGGSLNSITIISSWCMAYYLSKKLNIENTSIVIFKNETKFIRPVTKDIVCTTFIPNEEEQNSLKSKINTKNSASIKIHSQIIENDKVCVDFYGVYIIKT, encoded by the coding sequence ATGATTATAAAAGAGATAGAGAATAAAATACATACACAAATACCAATGACAAAACTTATGAAATTGGAATTAAAAGATTTAAATGAAACACAACTTATCACAACTGCTCCTCTTGACATCAATGTAAATGACAAAGGAACAGCTTTTGGAGGAAGTTTAAATAGTATAACTATTATTTCATCTTGGTGTATGGCATATTATTTATCTAAAAAACTTAATATAGAAAACACAAGTATAGTTATCTTTAAAAATGAAACAAAGTTTATAAGACCAGTTACAAAAGATATTGTTTGTACTACGTTTATTCCAAATGAAGAAGAACAAAATAGTTTAAAATCAAAAATAAATACAAAAAATAGTGCCTCAATAAAAATACATTCTCAAATCATTGAGAATGATAAAGTTTGTGTTGACTTTTATGGTGTCTATATTATCAAGACTTAA
- a CDS encoding M48 family metallopeptidase: protein MKKYVLVLLLFFLLVGCTSKAPFTNRSQMILISKDQELALGEKSYENTLKKSEVITNTKESKKVKEIGQKIAKVVNRKDYKWEFNLVNNKEKNAFCLPGGKVVVYTGILSVAKNDDQLATVMSHEIAHALARHGAERMSTGMLAQGVQVLGNIVLGSQAPEYTNAFNTAYGVGAQYGVLLPYGRMQESEADEIGIHLMYKAGYNIDEALNFWKNMSSGKKESIEFFSTHPNSSTRIADISKVIQEIKRNNTK from the coding sequence ATGAAAAAATATGTTTTGGTATTACTTCTATTTTTTTTACTAGTTGGATGTACAAGTAAAGCACCCTTTACAAATAGATCACAAATGATTTTAATATCTAAAGATCAAGAATTAGCTTTAGGTGAAAAATCTTATGAAAATACACTAAAAAAATCTGAAGTAATAACAAATACAAAAGAATCAAAAAAAGTAAAAGAGATAGGTCAAAAAATTGCAAAAGTAGTCAATAGAAAAGATTATAAGTGGGAATTTAATTTAGTAAATAATAAAGAGAAAAATGCCTTTTGTCTTCCAGGTGGGAAAGTTGTAGTTTATACAGGAATACTAAGTGTTGCTAAAAATGATGATCAACTAGCAACTGTAATGTCCCATGAGATTGCCCATGCACTTGCAAGACATGGGGCTGAAAGAATGAGTACTGGAATGTTAGCGCAAGGGGTACAAGTATTAGGAAATATTGTATTAGGTTCTCAAGCGCCAGAATATACAAATGCCTTTAACACAGCTTATGGAGTAGGAGCTCAATATGGAGTTTTATTACCCTATGGAAGAATGCAAGAGAGTGAAGCTGATGAGATAGGGATACATCTAATGTATAAAGCTGGATATAATATCGATGAAGCATTAAATTTTTGGAAAAATATGAGTAGTGGTAAAAAAGAGTCAATTGAGTTTTTCTCAACACATCCAAACTCTAGTACAAGAATTGCTGATATTTCAAAAGTAATACAAGAGATTAAAAGAAATAATACCAAATAA
- a CDS encoding DMT family transporter, with translation MQHTKGNILGLLTIFLWSTLALFTVYSGNIPPFQLLSISFFIASLIGILMLKKQKRSFASLKTVPLKAYIIGVSGLFGYHFFYFLAIKNAPAVEANLLNYLWPLLIVLFSAFLPNEKLKWFHIVGTILALIGAFLLVLKDGSLEFDSKYTLGYLFALAAALIWSSYSVISKTLTHVPTFAVTGFCIITAILSFIAHLIFEQSITPSFTELLAAIMLGIGPVGGAFYLWDFALKNGDIKILGSLAYLAPLLSTLILVLVGVSQMTTSIALACLFIVLGSVISSKQYLKIIINLIFKS, from the coding sequence ATGCAGCATACAAAAGGTAATATTTTAGGTTTATTAACAATATTTTTGTGGTCAACACTAGCACTTTTTACAGTATATTCTGGAAACATTCCTCCCTTTCAACTTTTAAGTATCTCTTTTTTTATTGCTTCACTTATTGGAATTTTGATGTTAAAAAAGCAAAAAAGAAGTTTCGCAAGTTTGAAAACTGTTCCTCTTAAAGCATATATAATAGGAGTTAGTGGATTATTTGGGTATCACTTTTTTTATTTTTTAGCAATAAAAAATGCTCCTGCTGTTGAAGCAAACTTATTAAATTATTTATGGCCTTTACTTATTGTTCTTTTTTCAGCTTTTTTACCAAATGAAAAGTTAAAGTGGTTTCATATTGTTGGTACTATTTTAGCTCTGATTGGGGCTTTTTTATTAGTATTAAAAGATGGAAGTTTAGAATTTGATTCAAAATATACTTTAGGCTATCTTTTTGCACTTGCTGCTGCACTTATTTGGTCAAGTTATTCTGTTATATCTAAAACATTGACCCATGTTCCAACCTTCGCAGTGACAGGTTTTTGTATAATAACTGCCATACTCTCTTTTATAGCACACTTAATTTTTGAACAGAGTATAACTCCTTCATTTACGGAGCTTTTGGCCGCTATCATGTTAGGGATAGGACCTGTTGGTGGAGCCTTTTATCTGTGGGATTTTGCACTTAAAAATGGTGATATAAAGATACTAGGCTCACTTGCATATTTAGCACCACTTTTATCAACATTGATTTTAGTGCTTGTTGGAGTATCTCAAATGACAACATCTATTGCATTGGCTTGTTTATTTATAGTTTTAGGGTCAGTTATTAGTTCAAAACAATATTTGAAAATAATAATAAATCTGATTTTTAAGTCTTGA
- a CDS encoding cache domain-containing protein gives MKKNFYLYIIFVPILSVLVSISLITLHNINELNTSADEDIKAFTKNYLIEQKTKIYNRVHFFSNIIKVKTNEFRSEQKMVFKDNTEKIEYFSKHLFNYHNYKNDDIKNKIKVEMINHLFKNNHLNIIFDLKNNELLFDGNNILKDVDLKSLSDITGLTILNKYRKFDRFIEFDLKGKRYIFYAKKAKDSPLLILSGDSLDTINEEIKNKILNSLLNFDVDDSYYIFVIDLFNKNGGENYGRVLLHQSTPSLQGQFLSTNIKDERLKQYRFRYLEVIKNYGEGFITYDYTKPESKEIFKKLSFLYLQKDWNWIIGTGFYFDDLDFKTEEFKSSIEKKIKRSVNTAIIVGILLIIFISIAIYFITSKLNKIINDYSNDLNKSNESLRKQKDVFKTLFDKSTDGIIIYSEDGYIINCNDSVVRMLDYEDKFFITNKKLQDISPKKQNENDTSALKEKLFQIVSFNNQTYNFEWVFLSKNGRKLFCEIRTTRLILDDNNIVHAIIRDITYKKELEEKNKRQQVMLAEESKKSALGEMLTMIAHQWRQPLNNINLLIHFVRDTFDTGKFSKEEIKEITLDMKRQIEYLSNTINDFTNFTNPKKETTLFCVKDAIERTYNLAIAQFEKNGIKVFIESEEIEVYGIENEFMQIILNIINNAKDALIENNNKEKFLFINAKKIDNKLVLTIKDTAGGISNKVISRIFDPYFTTKHKNNGTGIGLYMCNQIIKQYKNGVIKASNENFNYNNKDYKGAMFTLKLDLD, from the coding sequence TTGAAAAAAAACTTTTATTTATATATTATATTTGTACCCATATTATCTGTCTTAGTCTCTATTTCATTAATTACTTTGCATAATATTAATGAATTAAATACTAGTGCAGATGAAGATATAAAAGCATTTACAAAAAATTATTTAATCGAACAGAAGACAAAAATTTACAATAGAGTACATTTCTTTTCTAATATTATTAAAGTTAAAACAAATGAATTTAGAAGTGAACAAAAAATGGTATTTAAAGATAATACTGAAAAAATTGAATATTTCTCTAAGCACCTATTTAATTATCACAATTATAAAAATGATGATATTAAAAATAAAATTAAAGTAGAAATGATAAATCATTTATTCAAAAATAATCATTTAAATATTATTTTTGATTTAAAAAATAATGAATTATTATTTGATGGAAATAATATTCTAAAAGATGTTGATTTAAAATCTTTAAGTGACATAACTGGTCTGACAATTTTAAATAAGTATAGAAAATTTGATAGATTTATTGAATTTGATTTAAAAGGTAAAAGATACATATTTTATGCAAAAAAAGCAAAAGATTCACCATTATTAATTTTAAGTGGTGATAGCCTTGATACGATTAATGAAGAAATAAAAAATAAAATTTTAAATTCTCTTTTGAATTTTGATGTAGATGATAGTTATTATATTTTTGTAATAGATTTATTTAACAAAAATGGTGGAGAAAATTATGGAAGAGTATTGCTTCATCAATCAACTCCATCATTACAAGGACAATTTTTAAGTACAAATATTAAAGATGAGCGTTTAAAACAGTACAGATTTAGATATTTAGAAGTGATTAAAAACTATGGGGAAGGCTTTATTACTTATGATTATACAAAACCAGAAAGTAAGGAAATATTTAAAAAACTCTCCTTTTTGTATTTGCAAAAAGATTGGAATTGGATAATTGGAACTGGATTTTATTTTGATGATTTAGATTTTAAGACAGAAGAATTTAAGTCATCAATTGAAAAGAAAATAAAAAGAAGCGTAAATACTGCGATTATTGTTGGTATTCTACTCATTATTTTTATATCAATTGCTATATATTTTATAACTTCAAAATTAAATAAGATAATTAATGACTACTCAAATGATTTAAACAAAAGTAATGAAAGCTTACGAAAACAAAAAGATGTATTTAAAACACTTTTTGATAAATCTACTGATGGTATTATTATTTATTCAGAAGATGGATATATCATTAATTGTAATGATTCTGTAGTTAGAATGTTAGATTATGAAGATAAGTTTTTTATTACAAATAAAAAATTACAAGATATTTCTCCAAAAAAACAAAATGAAAATGATACTTCTGCATTAAAAGAAAAACTTTTTCAAATAGTCTCTTTTAATAATCAAACATATAATTTTGAATGGGTATTCTTGTCAAAAAATGGTAGAAAATTATTTTGTGAAATAAGAACTACAAGATTAATTTTGGATGATAATAATATTGTTCATGCAATAATTAGAGATATTACATACAAAAAAGAGTTAGAAGAAAAGAATAAAAGACAACAAGTTATGCTTGCAGAGGAGTCAAAAAAATCTGCACTTGGTGAAATGCTTACAATGATAGCTCACCAATGGAGACAACCTTTAAATAATATAAACTTATTGATTCATTTTGTAAGGGATACTTTTGATACAGGAAAGTTTTCAAAAGAAGAGATAAAAGAAATAACTTTAGATATGAAAAGACAAATTGAGTATTTATCAAATACAATTAATGATTTTACAAATTTTACAAATCCTAAAAAAGAGACAACTCTTTTTTGTGTAAAAGATGCCATTGAAAGAACTTATAATTTAGCTATTGCACAGTTTGAAAAAAATGGTATAAAAGTATTTATTGAATCTGAAGAAATAGAAGTTTATGGAATAGAAAATGAGTTTATGCAAATTATTTTAAATATTATAAATAATGCGAAAGATGCACTTATTGAAAATAATAATAAAGAGAAATTTCTTTTTATAAATGCAAAAAAAATAGATAATAAATTAGTATTAACAATTAAAGATACAGCAGGTGGAATTTCAAATAAAGTTATTTCTAGAATATTTGATCCATATTTTACAACTAAACATAAAAATAATGGTACAGGTATTGGTTTATACATGTGTAATCAAATAATTAAACAATACAAAAATGGTGTAATTAAAGCTAGCAATGAAAACTTTAATTATAATAATAAGGATTACAAAGGTGCAATGTTTACACTAAAGTTAGATTTAGATTAA